A stretch of the Mycobacterium shigaense genome encodes the following:
- a CDS encoding serine/threonine protein kinase PknE, whose translation MGDSDADSREGSQFGPYLLRRLVGRGGMGDVYEAEDTRRERIVALKLMSRTLSNDPVFRARMQREARTAGRLQEPHVVPIHDFGEIDGQLYVDMRLIEGSDVATLLNRSGPLTPPRAVAIVRQVGSALDAAHAAGVLHRDVKPENILVSKDDFAYLVDFGIASAASDEKLTQIGTTVGTFKYMAPERFSEAEVTYRADIYALACVLYECLTGVPPYQGDQVSVIGMHINQAVPRPSVTRPGISAAFDAVIARGMAKDPADRYASCGDLSAAAYAALASRDQDRATDILERSQAAGPSAVYAGQPPGGFTPVPPAMAAQSPPHGPVWPPTATGAPGGPLPQPTGWPGVPGWGAGDPGTAGAPAWGQLPPRRRRNPWPWVAVAATVVVALVGVALVVAHPLQPSSTPRSTTPPPPPPDAVALRVLDDGVYVGSSAAPTTIDIFNEPMCPPCGSFIRSNANDIETAVDNKKLAVRYHLLDFLDDKSRSKNYSTRAVAATYCVAGQNDPKIYMAFYAGIFASDFQPQENAPEDRTDGELANLAKTVGSDANVISCIKSGQDVSSGKAKSEAGDATLSGFNANGTPFVWDGTKQVNYQDPTWLTKLLG comes from the coding sequence ATGGGTGATTCGGACGCGGATTCGCGGGAGGGTTCGCAGTTCGGGCCGTACCTGCTGCGGCGGCTGGTCGGCCGCGGTGGCATGGGCGATGTCTACGAGGCCGAAGACACCAGGCGCGAGCGGATCGTGGCGCTGAAGTTGATGTCGCGGACGCTGTCCAACGATCCCGTTTTCCGCGCCCGCATGCAGCGCGAGGCGCGCACCGCGGGGCGGCTGCAGGAACCACACGTCGTGCCGATTCACGATTTCGGCGAGATCGACGGCCAGCTCTATGTGGACATGCGCCTGATCGAGGGCTCGGACGTGGCGACGCTGCTGAATCGCTCCGGGCCGCTGACCCCGCCGCGGGCGGTGGCGATCGTACGACAAGTCGGCTCGGCCCTCGACGCCGCGCACGCCGCCGGGGTACTGCATCGCGACGTCAAGCCGGAAAACATTCTGGTGAGCAAGGACGATTTCGCCTACCTCGTCGATTTCGGCATCGCCAGCGCCGCCTCCGACGAAAAACTCACCCAGATCGGCACGACCGTCGGCACATTCAAGTACATGGCCCCCGAGCGGTTCAGCGAGGCCGAGGTCACCTACCGGGCCGACATCTACGCGTTGGCCTGCGTCCTGTACGAGTGCCTGACGGGTGTGCCCCCGTATCAGGGTGACCAAGTATCGGTGATCGGAATGCACATCAACCAGGCGGTCCCGCGGCCCAGCGTCACGCGGCCGGGTATTTCCGCCGCCTTCGACGCCGTGATCGCCCGCGGCATGGCCAAAGATCCCGCGGACCGCTACGCCAGCTGCGGCGACCTGTCGGCGGCCGCCTATGCGGCGCTGGCCAGCCGCGACCAGGATCGCGCCACCGACATTCTGGAGCGCAGCCAGGCGGCCGGTCCATCCGCCGTATATGCCGGCCAGCCGCCCGGCGGGTTCACGCCGGTACCGCCGGCGATGGCAGCCCAGTCCCCGCCGCACGGCCCGGTGTGGCCCCCGACGGCCACCGGTGCGCCCGGGGGGCCCCTGCCGCAACCGACGGGATGGCCGGGCGTTCCCGGCTGGGGCGCGGGCGATCCGGGCACCGCAGGTGCACCGGCATGGGGCCAACTTCCGCCGCGGCGGCGGCGCAATCCCTGGCCGTGGGTGGCCGTTGCGGCCACTGTCGTGGTGGCGCTTGTGGGCGTGGCGCTGGTCGTTGCCCATCCGTTGCAGCCGTCGTCCACGCCGCGGTCGACCACGCCCCCGCCGCCTCCGCCGGATGCGGTTGCCTTGCGCGTCCTCGACGACGGCGTGTACGTGGGCAGCTCGGCGGCGCCGACCACGATCGACATTTTCAACGAACCCATGTGCCCGCCGTGCGGCAGCTTCATCAGGTCCAACGCGAACGACATCGAGACCGCGGTCGACAACAAGAAGCTCGCGGTGCGCTATCACCTACTCGACTTCCTCGACGACAAGTCGCGCAGCAAGAACTACTCGACGCGAGCGGTGGCGGCCACCTATTGCGTGGCGGGCCAGAACGACCCGAAGATCTACATGGCTTTCTACGCAGGCATATTCGCGAGCGACTTCCAGCCGCAGGAGAACGCGCCCGAAGACCGCACCGACGGCGAGTTGGCCAATCTGGCCAAGACCGTGGGGAGCGATGCCAACGTGATCAGCTGCATCAAGTCCGGGCAGGACGTCAGCAGCGGCAAAGCCAAGTCCGAGGCAGGCGACGCGACGTTATCCGGATTCAACGCCAATGGCACGCCGTTCGTATGGGACGGCACCAAGCAGGTGAACTACCAGGATCCGACCTGGCTCACCAAGCTGCTGGGGTGA
- a CDS encoding pyrimidine reductase family protein has translation MPKPHLRRQQTGTVPATPHIGVVRDVDELASFYARPRKGVRVNMIFSADGAAAFAGRAGPLSSAIDQELLKILRGFADVVLVGAGTARAEDYGPVQLTETQRGMRHRDGRAKPPPIAVISQTGELPPKLLSRPDQPALLVTSAVAAARHHRAGTQPCGVLVAGEKSVDVVRAVALLGNHGLCRVLCEGGPTLLDELVQSDAVDEMCVTLAPKLAAHQPTGTRSQSSRLPAPTTLRLEHALVCDDYLFVKYCR, from the coding sequence ATGCCCAAACCCCATTTGCGCCGTCAACAGACGGGCACGGTACCTGCGACCCCGCACATCGGCGTTGTCCGCGACGTCGACGAACTTGCCTCCTTCTACGCCCGGCCGCGAAAGGGCGTGCGGGTCAACATGATCTTCAGCGCCGACGGGGCCGCCGCCTTCGCCGGGCGCGCCGGCCCGTTGTCGAGTGCCATCGATCAGGAGCTGCTGAAAATCCTGCGGGGCTTCGCCGATGTCGTGCTGGTGGGTGCCGGCACCGCGCGTGCCGAGGATTACGGCCCGGTACAGCTCACCGAGACCCAACGAGGCATGCGCCACCGCGACGGGCGCGCCAAGCCGCCACCGATCGCGGTGATCAGCCAGACCGGTGAATTGCCGCCCAAGCTGCTCAGCAGGCCCGACCAGCCGGCGCTGCTGGTGACCAGCGCCGTGGCCGCGGCACGGCACCACCGCGCCGGCACTCAACCGTGCGGGGTCCTGGTCGCGGGCGAGAAATCCGTGGACGTGGTGCGGGCCGTGGCGTTGCTGGGCAATCACGGCTTGTGCCGCGTCTTGTGCGAGGGCGGACCGACCCTGCTCGACGAGCTGGTGCAAAGCGACGCGGTGGACGAGATGTGCGTGACGCTCGCCCCCAAGCTCGCCGCGCACCAACCGACCGGAACCCGATCGCAGTCGTCACGATTGCCCGCTCCCACCACGTTGCGGCTGGAACACGCGCTGGTCTGCGACGACTACCTGTTCGTGAAGTACTGCCGGTAG
- a CDS encoding flavin reductase family protein yields MFVVTTHSDGVAAGCLVGFASQTSINPPRFLVGLSTKNHTFRVASGATHLGVHVFGTEHLELVALFGSETGDSVNKFERCSWHPGPAQTPILDDAAAWFAGRILERFSLGDHVGHLLEPEGGSPPQELEHWVSFGDVRHLEPGHEA; encoded by the coding sequence ATGTTCGTGGTCACCACCCATTCCGACGGCGTCGCGGCGGGTTGTCTGGTGGGCTTCGCCAGTCAAACCAGCATCAATCCGCCGCGGTTCCTGGTCGGCCTGTCAACGAAGAACCACACGTTCCGGGTGGCGTCCGGTGCCACGCACCTGGGAGTGCACGTGTTCGGCACCGAACATCTCGAGCTCGTTGCGCTGTTCGGCAGCGAAACCGGAGACAGCGTCAACAAGTTCGAGCGCTGCAGCTGGCATCCGGGTCCTGCGCAGACGCCCATCCTCGACGACGCGGCCGCGTGGTTCGCCGGCAGAATTCTCGAACGTTTCTCGCTCGGAGACCACGTCGGGCATCTGCTGGAACCCGAGGGCGGCAGCCCGCCGCAAGAATTGGAACACTGGGTGTCTTTTGGCGACGTCCGCCACTTGGAACCGGGCCACGAGGCCTGA
- a CDS encoding GAF and ANTAR domain-containing protein: MQPLEQHHLAQRMAELSRSIAVPRGINDVLSAVTAAAVELIAGVDAAGILLIKKGGNFESLAGTSSLPHELDALQERFGEGPCMQAALKETLVRTDDFRAEPRWPQYGPAVVELGVLSGLSLKLYTADRTAGALNLFGFQPHAWDSESETIGMVLAAHAAAAVAASLEGKHLQSALLTRDRIGQAKGMIMERYGVDDVRAFEMLQQLSQESNTRLSLVAEKVIETRNS; encoded by the coding sequence ATGCAACCGCTCGAACAACATCACCTGGCGCAGCGAATGGCCGAGTTGTCCCGCAGTATTGCCGTGCCGCGGGGGATCAACGACGTGCTGTCCGCGGTCACCGCCGCGGCGGTCGAGCTGATCGCCGGGGTGGACGCCGCGGGGATCCTGCTGATCAAGAAGGGAGGCAACTTCGAGTCGCTGGCCGGCACCTCCAGCCTGCCGCATGAACTCGATGCGTTGCAGGAAAGGTTCGGCGAGGGGCCATGTATGCAGGCCGCGCTGAAGGAAACACTGGTGCGCACCGACGATTTCCGCGCTGAGCCGCGCTGGCCGCAGTACGGTCCGGCCGTCGTGGAGCTCGGGGTCCTCAGCGGACTGTCCTTGAAGCTGTACACCGCGGACCGCACGGCCGGCGCACTGAACCTGTTCGGCTTCCAACCGCACGCGTGGGACAGCGAATCGGAAACCATCGGGATGGTGCTGGCCGCCCACGCGGCCGCGGCGGTCGCGGCCAGCCTGGAGGGCAAGCACCTGCAGTCGGCGCTGTTGACCAGGGACCGGATCGGGCAGGCCAAGGGCATGATCATGGAGCGCTACGGCGTCGACGACGTGCGTGCCTTCGAAATGCTGCAGCAGTTGTCCCAGGAATCGAACACGCGGCTGAGCCTCGTCGCGGAGAAGGTCATCGAAACCCGCAACAGCTGA
- a CDS encoding NAD(P)/FAD-dependent oxidoreductase, which produces MSRKRVVIAGLGDVGLLAAIRLSGHADVVGISVKPALVSGQELGVRLARPDDWARDYWIPFDRFRRLDGVRTVQAALTGVDLATRTVFGRDRDGATIAENFDALVISTGVRNGFWRRPTLESATEIGAGLRAAHERLAAAGSVIVVGGGAAAISSAVNLATTWPGKRIDLYYPGESALAGYHPRTWTRIRRRLNELGVGLHPGHRAELSNGAEGDEITGDPVRWSTGQPPVSADAVLWAIGRVQPNTDWLPPELLDEHGFVRVTPELAVPGHRGVFAVGDVAATDPQRSSARNRGDALVAHNIRAHFTGRPLRAFRTPGRRWGSLVGIQDDGLEVFLPTGQAFRLPSWSVERVVMPWFVRWGMYRGVRQNGPLRSADSPSDIA; this is translated from the coding sequence ATGAGCCGCAAACGTGTTGTGATCGCCGGGCTGGGCGATGTCGGCCTGCTCGCCGCGATCCGCCTGTCCGGCCATGCCGACGTCGTCGGCATCTCGGTCAAGCCCGCACTCGTCAGCGGTCAAGAGCTCGGAGTCCGGCTTGCCCGCCCGGACGACTGGGCCCGCGACTACTGGATCCCGTTCGACAGGTTCCGTCGACTGGATGGCGTGCGGACCGTCCAGGCCGCGCTGACCGGAGTGGACCTGGCTACGCGAACCGTGTTCGGTCGCGACCGTGACGGCGCGACCATCGCCGAGAACTTCGATGCGCTGGTGATCTCGACCGGGGTCCGCAACGGCTTCTGGCGCCGGCCGACGCTCGAATCGGCCACCGAGATCGGTGCCGGCCTGCGCGCCGCCCACGAGCGGCTGGCCGCCGCCGGCTCCGTGATTGTCGTGGGTGGCGGTGCGGCCGCGATCAGCAGCGCGGTCAACCTGGCAACCACGTGGCCCGGCAAGCGGATTGACCTGTACTACCCCGGAGAGAGCGCGTTGGCCGGGTATCACCCGCGCACCTGGACGCGGATCCGGAGGCGGCTGAACGAGCTGGGTGTCGGTCTGCACCCGGGTCATCGCGCGGAACTCTCGAATGGCGCCGAAGGCGACGAGATCACCGGCGACCCGGTCCGGTGGAGCACCGGCCAGCCGCCGGTTTCCGCGGACGCCGTGCTCTGGGCGATCGGGCGCGTCCAACCCAATACCGACTGGCTGCCGCCCGAACTGCTCGACGAGCACGGGTTTGTCCGCGTCACACCGGAATTGGCGGTACCTGGCCATCGCGGCGTGTTCGCGGTCGGGGACGTCGCGGCGACCGATCCACAACGCAGCTCCGCCCGCAATCGCGGCGACGCACTCGTCGCCCACAACATTCGGGCCCACTTCACCGGCCGGCCCCTGCGCGCCTTCCGGACGCCGGGCCGGCGATGGGGCTCCCTGGTCGGCATTCAGGACGACGGCCTGGAGGTCTTCCTCCCGACCGGTCAGGCTTTCCGCCTGCCGTCCTGGTCGGTTGAACGGGTGGTGATGCCGTGGTTCGTGCGGTGGGGCATGTACCGCGGCGTGCGGCAAAACGGCCCGCTTCGGTCAGCGGACTCTCCCAGCGACATCGCCTGA
- a CDS encoding DUF1295 domain-containing protein gives MTRTNSRGQSLALVTAAYLIALAVAAAWLAWGPATGRLWLDTLVADVLATLVIFVFSRAYHNSSFYDAYWSVVPPLLAVYWWAKGDPGANRLRASLITVLVLLWAVRLTANWVYGFPGLHHEDWRYGMFRERARRWEFVVDLAAIHLIPTLQVFAAMFPVYVCMTHAGPGIPWLSVTAFLVGIAAVAIEFVSDVQLHRFVRARRPGDVMDRGLWSWSRHPNYFGEFTFWLSLALFGVAASPADAWWLFAGALAMLGMFLGASIPMMETRSLQRRPGYQDVIDRVPRFVPRPQRRIPAGGP, from the coding sequence ATGACCCGGACGAACAGCCGAGGACAGTCGTTGGCCCTCGTGACGGCGGCCTACCTGATTGCCCTCGCGGTGGCCGCGGCGTGGCTGGCATGGGGTCCGGCCACCGGCCGGCTATGGCTGGACACCTTGGTCGCCGACGTGCTGGCGACCCTAGTCATTTTCGTGTTCAGCCGGGCCTACCACAATTCGAGCTTCTACGACGCCTATTGGAGCGTCGTGCCGCCACTGCTGGCTGTCTACTGGTGGGCCAAGGGCGACCCGGGCGCAAACCGGCTGCGCGCCTCGCTGATCACCGTGCTGGTGTTGCTCTGGGCGGTGCGCCTCACGGCGAACTGGGTCTACGGATTTCCCGGGCTGCATCACGAGGATTGGCGCTACGGGATGTTTCGCGAGCGGGCGCGGCGCTGGGAGTTCGTCGTCGACCTGGCGGCGATCCACCTCATCCCCACGCTGCAGGTTTTCGCGGCGATGTTCCCGGTGTACGTATGCATGACACACGCCGGCCCGGGTATACCGTGGCTTTCGGTCACCGCGTTCCTGGTGGGGATCGCGGCGGTGGCCATCGAGTTCGTCTCCGACGTGCAGCTGCACCGATTCGTCCGCGCCCGGCGGCCGGGGGACGTGATGGACCGGGGTTTGTGGAGCTGGTCTCGGCATCCGAACTACTTCGGGGAGTTCACTTTCTGGCTTTCACTGGCGCTGTTCGGCGTGGCGGCATCCCCGGCGGATGCGTGGTGGTTGTTCGCCGGCGCGCTCGCCATGCTGGGCATGTTCTTAGGTGCCAGCATTCCGATGATGGAGACGCGCAGTCTGCAGCGCCGACCGGGCTATCAGGACGTCATCGACAGGGTGCCGCGCTTTGTTCCCAGGCCGCAGCGGCGGATACCGGCAGGAGGGCCATGA
- a CDS encoding C39 family peptidase, with protein sequence MPVTGRWHARAPMALRGAALVVCLGIATVPALTACGSGTSTTSPSTTSTASSPATTASPTAEGASTSGSPAPAAVTPTTGPGVFGDPGLGARFWRAQSKEDNCGLMAVSFIVGERTGNQPTEQDMITLAQNTPSGVNPGTMIYAPSNDPSHAGSNGGVSVEDLVVLLDHFGIKSAMTYGDQTSMQVLQQYLGDGRKVIAWVNSTIIGDPTGNATDQRTKADHFVEITAIDTNKQIVHLNDSGADHPDEQVPAATFTSSWATGQDTIVATAPPA encoded by the coding sequence ATGCCCGTCACCGGAAGATGGCACGCCCGCGCCCCCATGGCCCTGCGCGGCGCCGCGCTGGTCGTCTGCCTCGGCATCGCCACCGTCCCGGCCCTGACGGCGTGCGGCTCCGGCACGTCCACGACGTCGCCTTCGACCACCAGCACCGCATCGTCGCCCGCGACCACGGCATCGCCCACTGCCGAGGGGGCTTCGACCAGCGGTTCGCCGGCACCGGCAGCCGTGACGCCGACCACCGGCCCCGGCGTGTTCGGGGACCCCGGGCTGGGAGCGAGGTTTTGGCGCGCGCAGTCGAAAGAGGATAACTGCGGGCTGATGGCGGTCTCCTTCATCGTCGGCGAGCGCACCGGTAACCAGCCGACCGAACAGGACATGATCACCCTCGCGCAGAACACCCCGTCGGGCGTCAACCCGGGAACGATGATCTATGCGCCTTCGAACGACCCGAGCCACGCGGGCTCCAACGGCGGCGTCTCCGTCGAGGACCTGGTCGTCTTGCTGGACCACTTTGGCATCAAATCGGCGATGACCTATGGGGACCAGACCTCCATGCAGGTGCTGCAGCAGTATCTCGGCGACGGCCGCAAGGTCATCGCGTGGGTGAACTCCACGATCATCGGGGATCCGACCGGAAACGCGACCGACCAGCGCACCAAGGCCGATCACTTCGTGGAGATCACCGCGATCGACACCAACAAGCAGATAGTGCACCTCAACGACTCCGGCGCCGACCACCCCGACGAGCAAGTCCCCGCCGCCACCTTCACCAGCTCGTGGGCAACCGGGCAGGACACCATCGTCGCCACCGCACCGCCCGCCTGA
- a CDS encoding DUF1003 domain-containing protein, with translation MSQPLARHRKDWLGMTTPQAGDHRHSPQLIPGRLLRAGQLHHPAVLEEARRRSQDVQLRLADRITAFAGSMNFVWIHATLFAVWMVFFEPNPWPTLTLVVSLEAIFLSTFVMIGQNRQAAFQQARADHDFETQELELKTNTELTRQIHVLTEELHRRYINPADPATPS, from the coding sequence ATGAGCCAGCCCCTGGCGCGACATCGAAAGGACTGGCTCGGCATGACAACACCACAAGCCGGCGACCACCGGCACAGCCCGCAGCTGATTCCCGGCCGGTTGCTGCGCGCCGGGCAACTGCACCACCCGGCAGTCCTCGAGGAGGCCAGGAGGCGAAGCCAAGACGTGCAGCTGCGTCTGGCCGACCGGATCACGGCATTCGCGGGATCGATGAACTTCGTGTGGATCCACGCCACGCTGTTCGCGGTCTGGATGGTGTTCTTCGAACCCAACCCCTGGCCGACGCTGACGCTGGTGGTCTCGCTCGAAGCGATCTTCCTGTCGACGTTCGTCATGATCGGCCAGAATCGCCAGGCGGCTTTCCAGCAGGCCAGGGCCGACCATGACTTCGAGACGCAGGAATTGGAGCTGAAGACCAATACCGAGCTGACCCGTCAGATCCATGTGCTCACCGAGGAGTTGCACCGGCGCTACATCAATCCGGCCGATCCCGCTACTCCCAGTTGA
- a CDS encoding mycofactocin-coupled SDR family oxidoreductase, with amino-acid sequence MAELDNAVAVITGAARGQGRSHAVALAEQGADVIAVDVCTDVEGIPYPLATKADLDETVRLVEATGRRAAPVVADVRDLAQLEAAVQAAIDDLGEVDIVVANAGVVAIGDTDTHSEPVFNAIVDTNLKGVWHTLLATVPSIIRKGRGGSIVMISSSQGLTGRGGDGSAAMFAYAASKHGVVGLMRSAANAYAPHKIRVNAIHPAGVTTPMILNDFVVNRMLENPNPAVSQMLLPDVPLVEPQDVTEAVLWLVSPKARYVTGVSIPVDAGHTVM; translated from the coding sequence ATGGCTGAATTGGACAACGCGGTCGCCGTGATCACCGGCGCGGCGCGCGGCCAGGGGCGCAGCCATGCGGTCGCTCTCGCCGAGCAGGGCGCCGACGTCATCGCCGTCGACGTCTGCACGGACGTCGAGGGCATCCCCTACCCGCTGGCGACCAAGGCCGATCTCGACGAGACCGTGCGATTGGTAGAGGCGACGGGCCGGCGCGCGGCGCCCGTGGTCGCCGACGTTCGCGATCTCGCACAGCTGGAGGCCGCCGTCCAGGCCGCGATCGACGACCTCGGCGAGGTGGACATCGTCGTCGCGAACGCGGGCGTGGTGGCCATCGGGGACACCGACACCCATTCCGAACCGGTGTTCAATGCGATCGTCGACACCAATCTCAAGGGCGTCTGGCACACGCTGCTCGCGACCGTGCCGTCGATCATCCGCAAGGGCCGTGGCGGTTCGATCGTCATGATCAGCTCGTCGCAGGGCCTCACCGGCCGGGGCGGCGACGGCAGTGCCGCGATGTTCGCCTACGCCGCGTCCAAGCACGGTGTGGTCGGGCTGATGCGTTCGGCCGCCAATGCGTATGCACCACACAAGATTCGGGTCAACGCGATTCATCCGGCCGGCGTCACGACGCCGATGATCCTGAACGATTTCGTGGTGAACCGGATGCTGGAGAACCCCAATCCGGCGGTCTCCCAGATGCTGCTGCCCGACGTCCCGCTGGTCGAACCGCAGGATGTCACCGAGGCGGTGCTGTGGCTGGTCAGCCCCAAGGCGCGCTACGTGACCGGGGTGTCGATACCCGTCGACGCCGGGCACACCGTCATGTAG
- a CDS encoding SDR family NAD(P)-dependent oxidoreductase, translating into MTSPWTPARLGDLTGKRIIVTGATNGVGLGTARALAGAGAEVILAVRNTELGRQRASEMGGSTSVVRLDLADLSSVRAFAEQVDGEVDILINNAGTLTDRRTETVDGFEMTLGTNLLGPFALTNLLLPRVRSHVINVGSDAHKSATLRLDDMHLRRGKWTRLGSYAMSKLAVMLWGLELDRRLRAGGSAVIAQLTHPGWVASNLSNLSEAPLMSLAHKAVKVVADRLANDIDEGAAPTLYCISEPLPPGSFVGVSGRFGLRGGPVLIGRSELACDYDAAARLVAFAEEQTATRLEV; encoded by the coding sequence GTGACATCACCATGGACGCCGGCGCGGCTCGGCGACTTGACCGGCAAGCGAATCATCGTGACCGGGGCGACAAACGGCGTGGGGCTGGGCACCGCGCGCGCCCTGGCCGGGGCCGGCGCCGAGGTGATCCTTGCGGTGCGGAACACCGAGCTGGGCCGGCAGCGCGCCTCGGAGATGGGCGGCTCGACGTCGGTGGTCAGGCTCGACCTCGCCGACCTGTCTTCGGTGCGCGCGTTCGCCGAACAGGTCGACGGCGAGGTCGACATCCTGATCAACAACGCGGGCACGCTCACCGACCGGCGAACCGAGACCGTCGACGGCTTCGAGATGACGCTGGGCACCAACCTGCTCGGGCCGTTCGCCTTGACCAACCTGCTGCTGCCCCGGGTGCGTTCGCACGTCATCAACGTTGGGTCCGACGCGCACAAGTCGGCCACGCTGCGACTCGACGACATGCACCTGCGCCGCGGCAAATGGACGCGGCTGGGCAGCTACGCCATGTCGAAGCTGGCGGTCATGTTGTGGGGGCTAGAGCTGGACCGCAGGCTGCGGGCCGGCGGATCGGCGGTCATCGCCCAACTCACCCATCCGGGATGGGTGGCCTCGAACCTGTCCAACCTTTCGGAGGCGCCGCTGATGTCGTTGGCGCACAAGGCCGTCAAGGTCGTGGCCGACCGGCTGGCCAACGACATCGACGAAGGCGCCGCGCCCACGCTGTACTGCATCAGCGAACCGCTGCCGCCGGGCAGCTTCGTCGGCGTCAGCGGCAGGTTCGGCCTGCGCGGTGGCCCCGTGCTGATCGGCCGGTCGGAGCTCGCGTGCGACTACGACGCGGCCGCCCGGCTGGTGGCGTTCGCCGAAGAACAGACCGCCACCAGGCTGGAGGTATAG
- a CDS encoding nuclear transport factor 2 family protein — translation MSDSAREITNLIYTYAELLDGGDLDGVAGLFEHGRICGVEDGPPETVFEGSARVRQMYEMATRLYEDGTPKTKHNTTNVQLYIDEPAGTARSTSYYCVTQATPDLPLQVIVTGHYKDTFHKVDGGWWFDSRVMFVDQVGDVSQHLKF, via the coding sequence ATGAGTGACAGCGCGCGAGAAATCACCAACTTGATCTACACCTACGCCGAGCTGCTCGACGGCGGTGACCTGGACGGGGTGGCGGGACTCTTCGAACATGGTCGCATCTGCGGCGTGGAGGACGGACCACCGGAGACGGTGTTCGAAGGATCCGCACGGGTGCGGCAGATGTACGAGATGGCGACCCGCCTCTACGAGGACGGCACGCCGAAGACCAAACACAACACGACCAATGTGCAGCTGTACATCGACGAGCCCGCGGGCACCGCGCGCAGCACGTCGTACTACTGCGTCACCCAGGCCACCCCCGACCTTCCGTTGCAGGTGATCGTGACCGGTCACTACAAGGACACCTTTCACAAGGTGGACGGTGGGTGGTGGTTCGACAGCCGCGTGATGTTCGTCGACCAGGTCGGCGATGTCAGCCAGCACCTGAAGTTCTGA
- a CDS encoding sulfotransferase family protein — protein sequence MAASSAFAVAAVLADAQRKEKLTDWGPSEFEGPLRVLLDDYARADLNEIGVHILRSGIVHSLRMRLRAQEWIRRHPEILEQRVTAPVVVVGMMRSGTTLLQRLLAADPRFLCAYGWEVVEVAPRLDYQFTDAPDPRIAISQAREAKSRELAPDLFAIHPMYAREAEEEIVFLADAFLSHVPESGAHLPRYRSWLDEQDFSPAYGYLHRMLQFIQWQKRKRGVQAQRWVLKSPAHLGYLDVLRAQFPDLHIVHMHRDPCTTIASGASLNATLHAMHADTVDVDRVGAQWLQRMGWTNDRALAARDAWAVETGGPTAAASALVTDIGFDDAVADPIGQVARVYDAIGMPLTATVEDAMRRWLAERPREAARPPYGLEHYGLLPEQVNERFALYNKRFGQYIGGRTHA from the coding sequence GTGGCAGCATCGAGCGCGTTCGCCGTCGCCGCCGTGCTGGCCGATGCCCAACGCAAGGAGAAGCTGACCGACTGGGGCCCAAGCGAATTCGAGGGACCGCTGCGGGTTTTGTTGGACGACTATGCCCGCGCCGACCTGAACGAAATCGGTGTGCACATTCTGCGCTCGGGCATTGTGCACAGTCTGCGGATGCGGCTTCGCGCGCAGGAGTGGATCCGCCGTCACCCCGAGATCCTTGAGCAGCGAGTCACCGCGCCGGTCGTCGTCGTCGGAATGATGCGCAGCGGCACCACGCTGCTGCAGCGGCTGCTGGCCGCCGACCCGCGTTTCCTGTGTGCCTACGGATGGGAGGTCGTCGAGGTCGCGCCCCGGCTCGACTACCAGTTCACCGACGCGCCCGATCCGCGCATCGCGATCAGCCAAGCGCGTGAAGCGAAATCGCGCGAGCTGGCACCGGACCTGTTCGCCATTCACCCGATGTACGCGCGGGAGGCCGAAGAGGAGATCGTCTTTTTGGCCGACGCGTTCTTGTCGCACGTTCCCGAATCCGGTGCCCACCTTCCGCGTTACCGGTCCTGGCTGGACGAGCAGGACTTCTCGCCCGCCTATGGCTACTTGCACCGCATGCTCCAATTCATCCAGTGGCAGAAGCGCAAGCGCGGCGTGCAAGCGCAGCGCTGGGTGCTCAAATCACCGGCGCACCTGGGGTATCTGGATGTTTTGCGCGCACAGTTCCCCGATCTGCACATCGTGCACATGCATCGTGACCCGTGCACCACCATCGCGTCCGGGGCCAGCCTGAATGCGACGCTGCACGCGATGCATGCCGATACCGTCGACGTCGACCGGGTGGGCGCACAGTGGTTGCAGCGCATGGGCTGGACCAACGACCGCGCTCTGGCCGCCCGCGACGCGTGGGCTGTAGAAACGGGCGGACCAACCGCCGCAGCGAGCGCGCTGGTCACCGACATCGGGTTCGACGACGCCGTGGCCGACCCGATCGGGCAGGTGGCCCGTGTCTACGACGCCATCGGAATGCCGCTCACCGCCACCGTCGAGGACGCGATGCGGCGCTGGCTGGCCGAGCGTCCCCGCGAGGCCGCCCGCCCGCCTTACGGACTGGAGCACTACGGCCTGCTTCCCGAGCAGGTCAACGAGCGATTCGCCCTGTACAACAAGCGCTTTGGACAGTACATCGGAGGAAGGACGCATGCCTGA